In Oncorhynchus masou masou isolate Uvic2021 chromosome 31, UVic_Omas_1.1, whole genome shotgun sequence, the sequence TAACATTTATCAAACGCATACAGTACTAGTATGGAGGGGAGGGATTTATTGCATAAAGGACGATCAACCAATAGACTTTCAAATCTTCTCACAATCcaatgactgtgttggtgtgcgtGTTAGGGTATTTGACATACAGATTCTGGTGGGGTTGCACCTGGAGAAGGACTGGGATAAGGATAAACCAACCAGATGCAACAGAATGAATAGATAGCAAGAAAGGGAGTAGAATGGGGTGATGGTGAGATGCCGAATTCAGCTGGCACATGGATGTAAAGAATGTCACAGTTGAAGTATCATGGTGGATCAATGTCAATGAGCACATCTCTTGGTTTTCCTCAAACCGTACCAGTGTGTTAACGGAGCTTGTTATGTTGGGGCCTCTCCTCTTCCTTATGGGGCCAACATTATTCACCTCCTCGACTCTCTCCTCTGAGAGTCATGAAACTAAGTCCTTGGAGCTCAAAAGCACAGTCCTCTGTTTGTTCATTCcccttctcctttcttcctctcgcCCCTCCACGTATTCTTTCTGCATGGCTACTCTCCCTCTGACCTCTCAGAcattggagaggggggggggggggttaacatGCCTAAGGTCCCAGCTGCTTTGGATCACATTCACACAAATGTATCAAATACAACAGCAATGTGTACTGTAGCAAAGCATTACTGTGAAATGATTCGTATATAAAGTCTAGAGGGCTTATTTGGATGGTCAATTTGTTTTATATTCATGCTGATGTTCTGCTTCCATTAGGCTACTTTGGGAGCAACCACTATTGGAGGATAAATGGGCCAGGGTCCTGTGGTGGATAAAGACTGTCTATGTGAAGGAGATCAAATATAAACAAAGAAAGGGAGATGGCAGTGGGACTTCCCAAAATAaagaccatgtctctctctgcaaGCAGGCTTGTGATCTCACTTGGTTTGATGGTCCAGAGAGCTGACAGCGATGGTGCCAACGCTCGCTCACAGACAACCTACTGGAGCAGGGATATAGATATTCTCCCCCTGTCAAAGAATTCAGCAAAGAGACCTCTTGAAGGAAGTTTTCCATGTTATCCTCTTTCCTTTGAgttattttcctctctctttgctctctgtctcacacagacacaaacacgtaAGGATTTCCCCCCACTAattcaaagtaaaaaaaaaaaaagtaattaatACAAGAACATTTGATGTTGTGATTGCATAGGTCTAAGTATGCATCCTCTGAGGCAATGCTTGGTGAAAAcagctttggcagcaattacagtcgTGAGCATTTTCTGGTTAAATCATTCCCAATACATAATGCAGGCACCATCATGCTTGAAACTAAGGGTGgttttgaaacacacacacacacacacacacacacacacacacacacacacacacacacgttaatggGCAGAAGACATGGAGCACAGGGGACGGAGCTGGGACTCTGGGAGCACAGGGGACGGAGCTGGGACTCTGGGAGCACAGGGGACGGAGGGGGGTTACTCATGGAGCACAGGGGACAGAGGGGGATTACTCATGGAGCACAGGGGACGGAGGGGGGTTCTCATGCACATATAGCTTGACTTAATTTGGTGAAGGGGGTGTCATCAGGAGGTGGAATAATGTGCACAGCTGGTGCATTCCCAGAGATAAAAGCACAATTAATTCTGATAACTGAATTTATTAATGGTATTTTTGTATCATTATTGTTTTGTTATAATTACTACCACAATGACTGCTGGCTTTGCAAATACTTAAAGTAATTGTAGTAGACGTATCATAATAATTATTCATCTGTGCCCATTTGAATATCTAAATTCATGTTAGTAAGCATACTAAATCAACTGCACCACATCGTCAGGACAGACGTTGGTATTTTTTGGCAGGCTATTCTGTTCAGATTACAATGGAGGAACATTTGGGTTGAAGCCATAATCATCTTCCCATGGATATGAAAGCTATCTAcacaatctatctatctatctatctatctatctatctatctatctatctatctagtaACTCAGATTATTATTACGCAATTACCATTTTACAATGTAATCTCTTGTATGTACCTGGTCATTTATGCattttaaaataaagtgcaaCACAAATGGCCATATCAAACCACCACTTCATTAACAGACGCTAAATAGCTTGAAAGCACATACATttgacaaatatatatataaaaaaaattacaCTGATTTCATTGCCTATATTAATTTAATGTATGTGTTCTTGTGGTAAATTGGCAGAATTTCTAAATGTAAGGCACACTAAATTTAGAATTTCTAAATAAATGTAATCTCTGTGAATTTACTGCTGGACAACGCGACTGGGACGGTATGAGAGGGGAGGGTTGAGTTGAGTGGGTTGAACTGACAAAAATATTCGCTTTTACTTAGCCTATCTTGCGCACCGTGCTCAGTCCATGGGATCACTGTGGAGAAACAACTCAGCCACTGGGAAAGGCACAAAAAGGTTTCTTACTTAGCAAATTGTACCAATATAAAAGGTTGACACTTGTAAAGAATATTCGTATTGATGACGACTATTATTAAAGGTAAGGAAACATGACATTGACATAATGTCTAGATTTTATCAATGTATTTGGCCTAATTATATGTCTGGCCATCATTATTAGTAGGTTTTTACTATTTGCTTTCTAAAGTAATTTAAGTTCATATCTTAAATAGGCCTACAGAAGAAATCGAAAAAACATGTTTGAACAAAAATAACGTTAATCTTGCTCATCACTTGCCCATGAGTTTTAAACGCATTTCAAGTGAATGTTAAGACGCCGTTAGATAGTTTTGCAAGTTAGTTCTTACAAGTTTGTTCTGAAGTTCATGCATTTTTTTtccaaacacatttttttttataggTTACTTCATAGTTTACCAATGCGTCACCTCCATCTCATTCTTAGCCCAGTTCAAAATCAGAATAGCCTATTATGATGGTAATATGCATCATCGCGATACTTTTCCATCTTGTGGAATTCAGCACACAGTTCAAAATCAGGTATCATGATCGTCATGTCCATAAAGGGCCGATCTGGGTCCGACTTTTCTGATTGTTTGCTTTATCACATATTCAAAAAGAAAATAGATTTATCCTCAACTCTTTTACAAAATAATTGCCTCGTTCTGATGTTCACTTGTTTTTAGAAGGACttttgttctgtctttgtcttttGTTCGATTAGCCTACTGAATACTCAATCACCATTCCATATAAAAATGAACTAGTAAATAGATTTAATTTTTGGAGTCATAAAAAAAATCTACAACAAAACATTATCTCATGACTGTTCTAAATTggtattttctatttttttccaGGAGTTTCATGATTGGGTCCAATGACATTCTCAGAATATCCTGTGGCATTGAGGATTATTTGATTTGAGCGTCTGCAATGACAACCCATCAAGCGTGTAGGATTACCATTGCCAGCTGTGCCTTGACTCACCAGCTCCACTCAATGGACTAAAATCTTGAACTAAAGAATTTGGGGGATTTCATTAAAAACAGAACCATGGGTGACTCCATGTATTCTGACTTGATAGCCAGACACTACAACTTCACAGGGAAGCTCCGGAAAGTTGAGCAGGATTCCAGGCTCAAAGCGGACTCTGTGGTTTTCATCATTGTATGTTGCTTCATTATTCTTGAGAATGTCTTGGTACTACTTACTATTTGGAGGACCAAGAAGTTCCACAAGCCCATGTACTACTTTATTGGGAACTTAGCTTTATCAGACTTGCTGGCTGGGGTGGTGTACACTGCCAACATCCTGCTGTCAGGTGCCAACACATACAAACTGACCCCCACACAGTGGTTCTTCCGGGAGGGTAGTATGTTTGTAGCCCTGGCAGCCTCAGTCTTCAGCCTGTTGGCCATTGCCATTGAGCGCCACCTCACCATGCTGAAGATGAAGTTACACAACAATGGCAACACGTGCCGTGTCTTCATGCTCATCAGCACCGTGTGGCTGATTGCAGCCATCTTGGGCGGCCTGCCCATCATGGGCTGGAACTGCATCCAGAGCATGCCCAGCTGCTCCACCGTACTGCCGCTCTACCACAAGACCTACATCCTGTTCTGCACCACCGTCTTCAGCATCATCCTCATGGCCATTGTGGTGCTGTACGCGCGCATCTATGCCCTGGTGCGCACCCGCAGCCGCAAGATGGTGTTCCGCAAGGTCTCCAACGGCCGCGGCGGGGGTAGCACTAGCAGCAAGAGCTCTGAGAAGTCCATGGCCCTGCTGAAGACCGTGATCATCGTGCTGAGCTGTTTCATCGCCTGCTGGGCCCCACTCTTCATCCTTCTGTTGCTGGACGTGGCCTGCGACATCCGCATGTGCCCCATCCTGTACAAGGCCGAGTGGTTCCTGGCCTTGGCCGTGCTCAACTCGGCTATGAATCCCCTCATCTACACACTCACCAGCAACGAGATGCGTCGCGCCTTCCTCAAAACGCTCCTGTGCTGCAGCGTCTGCACCCAGCCCTCCGGCAAGTTCTCCCAGCCCATTATTGGTGCCGAGTTCAGCCGGAGCAAGTCGGACAACTCATCCCACCCCAATAAGGATGAGCCGGAGTACTTGCCAAGGGAGACCATCGTATCCTCTGGGAATATCACCTCCTCTTCTTAAAGAACCTTCTGGACTGTTGTGTGAAAAGTAGCTCCACTGCTTAGGAAGTATGGATGTATATATGTTTTTGTGCAGTGTGCAATTGTGTTTGTACATTATGTATATAAATGTGTAtacgttgtgtgtgtggttttgttgccctgtggatgtgtggatgtacagtatgtcagtatgtaCAGTAAGTTGCCTCTTcagtttccatttgttttatcaATTCACAAAGTGTCTGTCCATGTCAGAGTAGAGATGTAGAGTTGTTTAGTTTGTTTTCTTCTCCCCTCACACCTTGGACTGCCAGCACTGATCTGAATATGTTCATATTCAAAAGACAATGGGAAGCACACACACCCAAACTATAAACCTGATTTACAGTATAGCACCTAAATTGTAAACCTGGCTTACAGTATAGCACCTAAACTATAAACCTGATTTACAGTGTAgcacctaaaccctaaacctaatttacagtatagtacctAAATTGTAAACCTAATTTACAGTAtagcacctacattgtaaacctaATTTACAGTAtagcacctacattgtaaacctaATTTACAGTAtagcacctacattgtaaacctaATTTACAGTAtagcacctacattgtaaacctaATTTACAGTAtagcacctacattgtaaacctaATTTACAGTAtagcacctacattgtaaacctaATTTACAGTAtagcacctacattgtaaacctaATTTACAGTATAGCAGCTACATTGTAAACCTAATTTACAGTAtagcacctacattgtaaacctaATTTACAGTAtagcacctacattgtaaacctgGTTTACAGTATTATGAGAAGACGTTTTTGTCAAAGGTATTTTTTGTATTTAGTACAGCACTTGTTGTAAAGGGCTAAATAAGAACCATCAACCCATTATAGGCGTTTACTGATTCTCTATAATGGGTGTTGATGGAAGAGTAAAAATTGTTTGTAGTGCTTATTGTTCTTATTGAAATATTTAAGAAATACAATGAATGAAGTGCTTGTGTATCTTCGACTTAACTCTGAAGGCTAGTACAATGTCAATTCTTCCCCCTGATTGAGAATGTATTTTGTacttgtaatttggtttatttcACTCTCATTGGATAAAGTTCTTTGTAGCAAAGCAATGTAGTTGCAATAATAATTTATATTCAAAAGTGAAAAAGGCGTTTGGTTTGTGTGACAAAGGTTATCTTTTTTATCCAGTCATGATTTTATTGTCCTTTCTGTTTCACTTTTAGATGAAGATACCGTATTCAACATATTTGTATGTCCCTCAGTTACCACTCTCAAAAATCATTTCAACTCTCTTGTGAAAACCAGCATGCCCCAGTAATAGGGAAGGTCATGAGGTTGAAAACAAAAAAAGATTGACGTCAAAGGATAAGCAATAGCACTGGTCCATTCCTGAAAGTACCGAGCCCAATAATTACTTACATTTTCATAACGGAATAAGTTAATGTCAATGGGCACACACATCACCAATAGCTCACTGGAATCCTCCCATATAGATGTGTTTTTGAGAGCACCGTTAAACACCCGTGGACAAGTACAATGTCGCTTTTCAGGGGTCACGTAATCACAGTTTGCCAAACTCCCATCTGGACCCAAGTCTTATTTTGCACGTGTTTTGGTTAGCTCTTAATAAATATTggaaattaaaaaaatgtattgttgtcTTCTCTTGTTGTCTTTTCTTAATGGACAGGCTCAGTACAGAATGTTGTGACATTAAAGAAAAAACATTTTTGTAACATAAGTGGTCATATTGTTAAAGTTGTCAAAGTTGGGTTAAATGAGGGGTTCCGACTATATACTGCCACCTAAAGGTGGGGGACAGTAGTGGAAATTGGATAAATATCTGTTAATAATAGGCTAGTCATCTGAAAGCAACTAGTTTGGGGGACAGGTCCAACAACTTACCCAGCTGTTTCAACAGCAGTCCTgaatagggttgcaaaattccaagaactgcctctggaagtaacgtcagcacaataactgtttgtcgggagcttcatgaaatgggtttccatgaccgagcagccacacaagcctaagatccccaTATGCAATGCCAAGGGTCAGCTGAAAACACTACCTgcctcaatgcatagtgccaactgtaaagtttggtggcggaggaataatggtctgggcctGTATTTCATTggtcgggctaggccccttagttacagtgaagggaagtcttaacgctatagcatacaataacattctagatgattctgtgcttccaactttgtggcaacagtttggggaaggccctttcctgtttcagaatgacaatgcctctgtgcagtaagcgaagtccatacagaaatggtttgtcaaatgagatgttcgacaagcaagtgtccacatactcaTGTAGcgtatatataaaacacaggtaaatcccatttttgactgcactgggcctttaaagtcTATGGGGAGGCAAACTCAAGTCGTGCTGGATTATGATAAGATACTTAGCGCCTCCCTGTGGCTATCTGCTGTTATTGCTTCATAAAGTTGTTTTTTGGTACAACATTTACATTTCTTTACATTAATATGTATGGCAGGTGTAATTCAAACGCATTATGAGATTGCGCCTGCACCAATGAACAATGTTGCTACTGACATCACGTTCATATTATGTATCATATGTTTAACGCCAACTATTTAGGAAAAACTTGAATGAAAATGACCTACCTGGCCCTTACTCTCCTTGTCCACCACCTGTTCTGTTATTGTCCTTTCATCGGCTGTTCTGTTATTGTCCTTTCATTGGCTGTTGCTAAACTAGCTTGCATGTTTTAGCTAGCTAGTATTCAGGCCTACATTGAATTAGCTTGCTCTATGCAAGATTAAACTAACTTAGTTATCTTTTAAGAGATTAATCTACCtaaatgaaataataaaatactCAATAATTCCCTCCAGTAAGAGCCTACTAccatgtattgtagatatgtggtagtagagtagtggcctgagggcacacacttaatgtgttgtgaagtGTTATTTGTCATGTAATATTTTTAATTGTATATAACTACCTTAATATTGCTGGACCTCAGGAAGGAGTCGCAGCTGCCTTGGcagtaactaatggggatccttaataatgTCAAATACTGCTGCTCATTATCAGACAAACTGACAAGGGAATCGAGCCCTTCAAACTCGATTCAAGCTGTTGGATACGTTTTTTGCAACTTTCGCAGGCAAGTCTTTATTTAAACTTTTGCGGATAAACTACTACCTACATAGTATACAGAGACATCACATAGAACTGTGTTACTGAGTAAACTCAACTCCATAGACATCTGGTTTGAGTTGAGTTGCAATGAGTGTCGAGTGTCAGTCGATACTTGTAAAAACTAATATTAATCTTTAAATGCCTGTCGTGTACCTATGTTTGTCCTGTGTACATGTAGGCTTTTCTTTGTGTGCTGAAATCCGTAGTTTTTGATTAAAACACCATTTGTTGTGACGTCTGTCAAATTGCGCTCCGTAATCCACTGTTTCCCAATGAAGGCAAATATTACGACTACAACCTTGCGCTACCACTCAATACATTTTCAATGATCCTTTCTAACATTTACTGTGTATCCGTGCTTATCCTGATCGTTATAGAGTTGTCAGTCGGAGTTGGAATCCAgcgtttttttaaataaaaaaaattgcatTATGTGCATCCCCTGCCTAAACTAAAGAATCTGCTGCTCTTTCTGTAACATGGTTCTTCCtaggaaggagaggcggaccaaaacgcagcgtggttatttttatACATCTTTAATCAAGATGATAACTTAACAATGtataatacaaaataagaaacgtgaaaaaccgaaacagccctatctggtgcaacaaacacaaagacaggaataatcacctacaaaacaggctacctaaatatgtctcccaatcagagacaatgactaacacctgcctctgattgagaaccatatcaggcccaaacacagaaacagacaaacaagacatccaacatagaatgcccactcagatcacacgctgaccaaacaaaacataaaaacatacaaagcaaactatggtcagggtgtgacagtacccccccgcaaaacctgaacctattggggagggtctgggtgggcatctgtccgcggtggcggctctggtgctggacgtggcccccacttcaccatagtcttagtccgccccattgtccgcttccgtggcctcctaaccacggcgacccttCTAAATGAACCCACtcgactgaggggcagctcgggacagaggggcagctcgggacagaggggcagctcgggacagaggggcagctcgggacagaggggcagctccgtactggctgacgactctggcagatcctggcagactggcggcaacttgcagactggcggctccttgcagactgacggctccttgcagactggcggctccttgcagactggcggcactggcggctctgggcagacgggtagctcaggcggcgctggagaggaggaaagctctggcagcgctggacaggcgggagactccgacagcactggtgaggaggaaggctccggcagcactggacaggcgggagcacctgcaGGGatgagacagcctggtgcggggggctgccaccggagggctggtgcgtggaggtggtaccggatagaccggaccgtgcaagcgcactggagctcttgagcacagagcctgcccaaccttacctggttgaatgctcccggtcaccctgccagtgcggcgaggtggaatagcccgcactgggctatgcaggctaaccggggacaccatgcgcaaggctggtgccatgtaagccggcccaaggagacgcactggagaccagatgcgtagagcctgcttcatggcacttggctcgatgcccactctagcccggccgatacgcggagctggtatgtaccgcaccgggctgtgcacccgcactggggacaccgtgcgcatcacagcataacacggtgcctgcccggtctctctagtcccccggtaagcacaggaaattggcgcaggtctcctacctggctttgccacacttcctgtgtgccaccccccaatacatttttggggctgactctcaggcttccatccacaCCGCCgggctgcctcctcataccagcgcctctccgccttctccacctccagctcttctttggggcggacatattctcctggctgtgcccagggccctttaccgtccaactcatcctcccatgtccagtcctccttgcgctgctcctgctgccgctgcctgtcaccacaccgcttggtcctgtagtggtgggtgattctgtaacgcggTTCTTCCtaggaaggagaggcagaccaaaacgcagcgtggttatttttatacatctttaataaagatgataacTTGAACAATGtataatacaaaataagaaacgtgaaaaaccgaaacagccctatctggtgcaacaaacacaaagacaggaataatcacctacaaaacaggctacctaaatatatgtctcccaatcagagacaatgactaacacctgcctctgagaaccatatcaggcccaaacacagaaacagacaaacaagacatccaacatagaatgcccactcagatcacccgctgaccaaacaaaacataaaaacatacaaagcaaactatggtcagggtgtgacagtacccccccgcaaaacctgaacctattggggagggtctgggtgggcatctgtccgcggtggcggctctggtgctggacgtggcccccacttcaccatagtcttagtccgccccattgtccgcttccgtggtctcctaaccacggcgacccttCTAAATGAACCCACtcgactgaggggcagctcgggacagaggggcagctcgggacagaggggcagctcgggacagaggggcagctcgggacagaggggcagctagggacagaggggcagctcgggacagaggggcagctcgggacagaggggcagctccgtactggctgacgactctggcagatcctggcagactggcggcaacttgcagactggcggcactggcggctccttgcagactgacggctccttgcagactggcggcactggcggctccttgcagactggcggcactggcggcgctgggcagactggcggcactggcggcgctgggcagactggcggcactggcggcgctgggcagacgggtagctcaggcggcgctggagaggaggaaagctctggcagcgctggagaggtggGAGCACCTGCAGGGatgagacagcctggtgcggggggctgccaccggagggctggtgcgtggaggtggtaccggatagaccggaccgtgcaagcgcactggagctcttgagcacagagcctgcccaaccttacctggttgaatgctcccggtcaccctgccagtgcggcgaggtggaatagcccgcactgggctatgcaggctaACCGGgaacaccatgcgcaaggctggtgccatgtaagccggcccaaggagaccagatgcgtagagcctgcttcatggcacttggctcgatgcccactctagcccggccgatacgcggagctggtatgtaccgcaccgggctgtgcacccgcactggggacaccgtgcgcatcacagcataacacggtgcatGCCCGGTCTCTCTAGTCCCCCGGGAAGCACAGGAaattggcgcaggtctcctacctggcttcgccacacttcctgtgtgccaccccccaatacatttttggggctgactctcgggcttccatccacacc encodes:
- the s1pr1 gene encoding sphingosine 1-phosphate receptor 1, encoding MGDSMYSDLIARHYNFTGKLRKVEQDSRLKADSVVFIIVCCFIILENVLVLLTIWRTKKFHKPMYYFIGNLALSDLLAGVVYTANILLSGANTYKLTPTQWFFREGSMFVALAASVFSLLAIAIERHLTMLKMKLHNNGNTCRVFMLISTVWLIAAILGGLPIMGWNCIQSMPSCSTVLPLYHKTYILFCTTVFSIILMAIVVLYARIYALVRTRSRKMVFRKVSNGRGGGSTSSKSSEKSMALLKTVIIVLSCFIACWAPLFILLLLDVACDIRMCPILYKAEWFLALAVLNSAMNPLIYTLTSNEMRRAFLKTLLCCSVCTQPSGKFSQPIIGAEFSRSKSDNSSHPNKDEPEYLPRETIVSSGNITSSS